CACCGACCAGCCGTCCCGGTGCGCGCCGACGAAGCCGAAGAAGGCCCGCAGCCCACGCCAGAGTTGCTCGTCACCCGCGAGGTCGGGACCGACCGCTCCGACGACCGCCTCCAGCAGCCGGGCCGCTTCCCGGTGCAGGCAGGCGACGAAGAGTTGCTCTTTGGTGCCGAGGTACGCGTACAGCATCGGTTTGGAGATGCCGGCCTGTTCGGCGATCTCGTCCATCGCGGCGGCGTGGTAGCCGCGTCGGGAGAAGATCAGCACCGCGGCGTCGAGCATCTGCCGCTCCCGTACGGCCCGGGGCAGGCGGCGGAACGCTGGGGCGGTGGACACCTTGTGAGCATACCTACGCGTGCGTAAGGTTACGCTAGAGTAGGTA
The sequence above is a segment of the Solwaraspora sp. WMMD406 genome. Coding sequences within it:
- a CDS encoding TetR/AcrR family transcriptional regulator; the encoded protein is MSTAPAFRRLPRAVRERQMLDAAVLIFSRRGYHAAAMDEIAEQAGISKPMLYAYLGTKEQLFVACLHREAARLLEAVVGAVGPDLAGDEQLWRGLRAFFGFVGAHRDGWSVLYRQARAEQRFAGELATLRASMVTAIVGLLGRAVGVDDPQEQSPRRPVRPVDLDVMAHALVGAIESLADWLVDHPEADPDVTAARMMNVAWLGAAQLLRGRLWRPAVG